From a region of the Vagococcus coleopterorum genome:
- the rplU gene encoding 50S ribosomal protein L21, which yields MYAIVKTGGKQVKVEVGQAIYVEKLDVEAGETVTFDEIVLVGGKKTVVGTPTVKGATVVGTVEKHGKQKKVVTFKYKPKKHTHRKQGHRQPYTKVVIDSINA from the coding sequence ATGTACGCAATTGTTAAAACAGGTGGCAAGCAAGTAAAAGTAGAAGTAGGTCAAGCAATCTATGTTGAGAAATTAGATGTAGAAGCGGGCGAAACAGTTACTTTTGACGAAATCGTTTTAGTAGGTGGAAAGAAAACAGTAGTTGGAACTCCAACCGTAAAAGGCGCAACTGTTGTTGGAACTGTTGAAAAACACGGAAAACAAAAGAAAGTTGTTACTTTCAAATACAAACCTAAAAAACACACTCACCGTAAACAAGGTCACCGTCAACCATATACAAAAGTTGTCATTGACTCAATCAACGCGTAA
- a CDS encoding TetR/AcrR family transcriptional regulator, translating to MGKTDPRVLKTRRKLKNAFLVLLRTKKISEVNVKDLTQTAEVTRGTFYLHFKDKEEFIETTMTELITDFFEAVMFEKENQDGIMQPRLSLTHVFEFVEEHQDFFSVLLKEKEALIYRDLYSEKLFEQTQRYNDLVGNDIDGRIPRSLFMNYMVYGVLGFIDQWVRDGKIYATHYMAENLYKMLDCQMLEDANLRGFFMVDINNGK from the coding sequence ATGGGGAAGACTGATCCACGAGTTTTGAAAACAAGACGTAAATTAAAAAATGCTTTTTTAGTATTATTAAGAACGAAAAAAATTTCTGAGGTAAATGTTAAAGATTTAACTCAAACAGCGGAAGTCACAAGAGGAACCTTTTATTTACATTTTAAAGATAAAGAAGAGTTTATTGAAACAACAATGACAGAGCTGATTACTGATTTCTTTGAGGCGGTTATGTTTGAAAAAGAAAATCAAGATGGGATTATGCAGCCGAGACTGTCGCTAACTCATGTTTTTGAATTTGTAGAAGAACATCAAGATTTCTTTTCGGTCCTATTGAAAGAAAAAGAAGCCTTAATTTATCGTGATTTATATAGCGAAAAACTATTTGAACAAACACAAAGATATAATGATCTAGTTGGTAATGACATAGATGGTCGTATCCCACGTTCATTATTTATGAATTATATGGTCTATGGTGTCCTTGGTTTTATTGACCAATGGGTTCGTGATGGTAAAATTTATGCGACGCATTATATGGCTGAGAATTTATATAAAATGTTAGATTGTCAAATGCTTGAAGATGCTAACTTACGTGGCTTTTTCATGGTTGATATTAATAACGGAAAATAG